Proteins co-encoded in one Desulfotignum phosphitoxidans DSM 13687 genomic window:
- a CDS encoding ATP-binding protein — KDIILIGNPGTGKTFLSKCFAYAATQNGIKTLFTTAMDMINQLVAAENDHTMLKKLQFYQSQELLVCDEIGYLPLGRQGSNLFFQVISGRHGKRSTIITTNLPFARWGDIFDGTTVATAIADRLVYNSEILIMEGDSYRKR; from the coding sequence AAAAGACATTATACTGATCGGAAACCCCGGGACTGGGAAGACTTTTTTATCCAAGTGCTTTGCGTATGCTGCCACTCAGAATGGAATAAAAACCCTTTTTACAACCGCCATGGACATGATCAATCAGCTGGTGGCAGCTGAAAATGATCACACCATGCTCAAAAAGCTTCAATTTTATCAATCACAGGAACTTTTAGTCTGTGACGAAATCGGTTACCTTCCGCTGGGCAGACAGGGATCAAACCTGTTTTTCCAGGTCATCAGCGGCCGGCATGGGAAAAGGTCCACCATCATAACGACCAACCTGCCGTTTGCCCGCTGGGGAGACATCTTTGACGGAACCACTGTTGCCACAGCGATTGCCGACCGCCTCGTCTACAACTCTGAGATTCTTATAATGGAAGGGGACAGTTATCGAAAAAGGTAA
- a CDS encoding ATP-binding protein: MKDEGIGMTPDQVKQVFDKFWRADASNKAIEGTGLGMSIVKYIVEAHGGTVAVESAYGKGTTVTVELPVN; the protein is encoded by the coding sequence GTGAAGGACGAGGGCATCGGTATGACACCGGACCAGGTGAAACAGGTTTTTGACAAGTTCTGGCGGGCTGATGCGTCCAACAAGGCCATAGAAGGAACTGGTTTGGGAATGAGCATCGTGAAATACATTGTCGAGGCCCATGGCGGAACAGTTGCGGTGGAGAGTGCATATGGCAAAGGAACCACAGTGACAGTGGAATTGCCTGTGAATTGA
- a CDS encoding MOFRL family protein, translated as MTMPTTPLADNDSYNFFPALDDLLATGPARTNVMDMQILLISGSIARVFN; from the coding sequence ATGACCATGCCGACAACCCCCCTGGCGGACAACGACTCCTATAATTTTTTCCCTGCACTGGATGATCTGCTGGCCACGGGTCCCGCCCGCACCAATGTGATGGACATGCAGATCCTGCTGATTTCCGGATCAATCGCCCGGGTTTTTAATTGA
- a CDS encoding FitA-like ribbon-helix-helix domain-containing protein codes for MASLTLRNIDESLKGKLRIMAAANNRSMEEEARQILRKHLLEERCAKGIGTRISKRFSELGGIELPLSQRSYPRSTTLSELENTL; via the coding sequence ATGGCCAGTTTGACGTTAAGAAACATAGATGAATCCCTTAAGGGAAAACTACGCATTATGGCTGCCGCAAATAACCGATCGATGGAAGAAGAAGCAAGACAGATTCTCAGGAAACATTTATTGGAAGAGCGTTGCGCCAAAGGCATTGGCACACGTATCTCCAAACGGTTTTCCGAATTGGGTGGTATTGAATTGCCGCTATCGCAAAGATCTTATCCGCGCAGTACAACTTTGTCTGAATTGGAAAATACCTTGTGA
- a CDS encoding PIN domain-containing protein, translated as MILLDTNIISELMRPMPNSKVVFWLDDQPETDIWISVEDAQIAAIALTADLTLATRNVKDFFEIDKLQIINPWEM; from the coding sequence GTGATCCTTTTGGATACCAATATCATATCTGAATTGATGCGGCCCATGCCCAATTCCAAAGTGGTTTTCTGGCTTGATGATCAGCCAGAAACCGACATTTGGATAAGTGTAGAAGACGCTCAAATTGCGGCGATTGCCCTTACTGCCGATCTGACGTTGGCTACGCGCAATGTCAAAGATTTTTTCGAGATTGACAAGTTACAAATTATCAATCCTTGGGAAATGTAA